One window of the Dioscorea cayenensis subsp. rotundata cultivar TDr96_F1 chromosome 24, TDr96_F1_v2_PseudoChromosome.rev07_lg8_w22 25.fasta, whole genome shotgun sequence genome contains the following:
- the LOC120252876 gene encoding uncharacterized protein LOC120252876, translating into MSSSFAGEQMPIAAAIPRALLPFGRRQLSPSLASRPRFSSPTPFYLLALAPKPPRFPFLVASAAASFDDLDADGESQLRSSKKAILSNLIHEIEPLDVSLIQKDVPPNTIDAMKRTISSMLGLLPSDQFGVLVEAFWDPLFKLLVSSMMTGYTLRNAEYRLCLERSLGVCEELPDSQTLENTADDDQITTPDGTLTTIKVSEEQELLCNSVKNEEESVCSSVGVEGLGEMTPEAQEYILYMQSRLSSMEKELHDIKRKNAALQMQHFVGEEENELLEYLRSLQPEKVVELSEPTCPGLQESINSVAHGLLATLSPKIHTKAPLQSENTTSTSTLNIGKDDCPELVENTSLQFQPLISISRDYLARLLFWCMLLGHYLRGLEYRLELVQILRISGNVELISQDSDCVS; encoded by the exons ATGTCTAGTTCCTTTGCTGGAGAGCAAATGCCGATCGCCGCCGCAATACCCCGCGCGCTCCTCCCCTTCGGCCGCCGTCAGCTCTCGCCGTCTCTCGCCTCCCGCCCTCGCTTCTCATCTCCTACGCCTTTCTATCTTCTGGCCCTCGCCCCGAAGCCTCCTCGGTTCCCTTTCCTCGTCGCCTCCGCTGCTGCTTCGTTCGATGATCTCGATGCCGACGGGGAGTCGCAGCTCCGCTCTTCCAAG aaGGCAATTCTTTCAAACTTAATACATGAGATTGAGCCTTTGGATGTGTCTCTTATCCAAAAAGATGTCCCACCAAATACAATTGATGCAATGAAGAGGACAATCTCCAGCATGTTGGGTTTACTTCCTTCTGATCAGTTTGGTGTCCTAGTGGAAGCCTTTTGGGATCCTCTTTTCAAGTTACTTGTTTCTTCGATGATGACAGG GTACACTTTGCGCAATGCTGAATATAGGCTTTGCCTTGAAAGGAGCCTAGGTGTATGTGAAGAATTACCTGATAGTCAGACATTAGAAAACACTGCAGATGATGACCAGATAACAACTCCTGACGGAACTTTAACTACCATTAAAGTTTCAGAAGAACAAGAATTGTTGTGCAACTCTGTAAAAAATGAAGAGGAGTCAGTTTGTAGCAGCGTGGGTGTTGAAGGTCTTGGAGAAATGACCCCGGAGGCTCAAGAATATATTCTTTATATGCAGTCTCGTCTATCTTCTATGGAAAAG GAACTGCATGACATCAAGAGGAAAAATGCTGCCCTACAAATGCAACATTTTGTTGGCGAAGAAGAGAATGAATTGTTGGAGTACTTAAGATCTCTTCAACCTGAGAAG GTAGTGGAACTTTCAGAACCAACTTGCCCTGGTTTGCAAGAGAGCATCAACTCTGTTGCTCACGGTCTTCTTGCAACTCTTTCTCCAAAGATTCACACAAAGGCTCCTCTTCAATCTGAAAACACCACAAGTACTAGTACCCTAAACATTGGTAAAGATGATTGTCCAGAGCTTGTGGAAAACActtctcttcaatttcaacCCCTCATTTCCATTTCCCGGGATTATCTTGCTCGTCTTTTATTCTG GTGCATGCTCTTAGGTCACTACTTAAGAGGTTTAGAATACAGGCTAGAACTAGTGCAAATCTTGAGGATCTCCGGCAATGTAGAACTGATATCTCAAGACAGTGATTGTGTTTCTTGA
- the LOC120252773 gene encoding LOW QUALITY PROTEIN: TIP41-like protein (The sequence of the model RefSeq protein was modified relative to this genomic sequence to represent the inferred CDS: deleted 1 base in 1 codon), with protein sequence MAGDHGGGEEEWKQEESELKAAGAVLLPDGHFGIRLKGWHIESSKRAILSSSAVHQWEQRLGTSHLPEMVFGDSALFLLHVESGIKIHFNAFDALMGWKQEALPPVEVPAAAKWKFRSKPSQQVILDYDYTFTTPYCGSEIFVPNSPRESVEDGCCSLHWEDCDQQIDLAALSSREPILFYDEVILYEDELADNGVSLLTVKVRVMPTCWFLLLRFWLRVDGVLMRLRDTRMHCAFVTDEIARPIILRESCWREATLQSLTAKGFPSDSAAYGDPNLISQTLPVVAHKIQRLRVSR encoded by the exons ATGGCGGGTGACCATGGCGGCGGCGAAGAAGAATGGAAACAAGAGGAGAGCGAGCTGAAGGCCGCCGGGGCGGTGCTTCTCCCCGATGGACACTTTGGGATCCGGCTCAAGGGCTGGCACATCGAGTCTTCTAAGCGCGCTATCCTCAGCTCCTCTGCGGTTCATCA GTGGGAACAAAGGCTCGGGACCTCACATTTGCCAGAGATGGTTTTTGGAGACAGTGCTTTGTTTCTCTTGCATGTTGAAAGTGGCATAAAAATACATTTCAATGCATTTGATGCTCTGATGGGATGGAAACAGGAGGCATTGCCGCCAGTTGAGGTTCCTGCTGCAGCCAAGTGGAAATTTAGGAG CAAACCTTCTCAGCAAGTGATACTTGATTATGACTATACATTCACAACACCATATTGTGGCAGTGAGATATTTGTGCCAAATTCACCAAGG GAAAGTGTGGAAGATGGTTGTTGTAGCTTGCATTGGGAGGATTGTGATCAACAAATTGATCTTGCTGCACTATCATCTAGAGAACCAATACTCTTCTATGATGAG GTGATTTTGTATGAAGATGAATTAGCTGATAATGGAGTATCACTCTTAACTGTTAAAGtg AGAGTGATGCCGACTTGTTGGTTTCTTCTGCTTCGTTTTTGG CTTAGGGTTGATGGAGTGCTTATGAGGTTGAGGGATACTAGAATGCATTGTGCTTTTGTTACCGATGAAATTGCAAGGCCTATCATTCTACGTGAGAGCTGCTGGAGGGAAGCAACACTTCAAAGCTTAACCGCT AAAGGTTTTCCTTCTGATTCTGCTGCATATGGTGATCCTAATCTAATCAGTCAAACGCTT CCTGTCGTCGCTCATAAGATCCAAAGGCTTCGTGTTTCCCGGTAA
- the LOC120252799 gene encoding LOW QUALITY PROTEIN: uncharacterized protein LOC120252799 (The sequence of the model RefSeq protein was modified relative to this genomic sequence to represent the inferred CDS: deleted 1 base in 1 codon; substituted 1 base at 1 genomic stop codon) has translation MELEEEDEEEDVDFNPFLREETPSEASSGLSSDNEGLVDNVRKDNSISVDHQDANASSIPVVGIENYNRGSGNEDEEVVMQARISPEVVHCEVVRVQSIQLENVPGSDDASCKIVEEIPGRTCDLKDSLKQAIHIDSEEAICRRTRAHHSLAHHTLEELEAFLQESDDDGDFQNVDDEEEYRKFLAAVLLDGAEKGQEVQDEENIDDEENDADFELEIEEALESDDDECINNDKEWKKKREGDLHRPETRQKKRLEESTKDRKNLLGQAKIPLRPILPFVPNTHISPYPPLGWQFSPPGGFSQCSSSFSGADLINGFTAQQIGQLYSSIYEHTQLLIQTFSISVLDPSRQQVASDVKNMILEIVDKWEEALTLRKTPYPNQCFHSLHLHFSLNHNGNQTAKFSDWTPSMDIPVLSVLDVAPLKLAKNYLTDVSATVLRYRHLHVEDVADKSHFTKEPLFQLPLCEPSGERNDVVIEETAIASSSTASSQSSGLPQPKKTLAAMLVENTMKEPVALVPKDIAKLTQRFYPLFNSALFPHKPPIQTAASRVLFTDAEDRLLAMGIMKYNNDWASIRRHYLPCKTDHQIFVRQKNRSSSKAPENAIKAVRRMKASPLTPDEQARIYEGLKVFKHDWLSVWKFFVPHRDPSLLQRQWRMATGTQKSYKKCEARKLQRRLYEAKRRERKASLGERQLSSGKEVDNGLDNNADAIDDEDEAYVHEAFLAETQPGSYNCMPSDGRGDFPRLRGATNEHVASPLTLNKFSHSSDLGGGMSQTVLLSKQLPSKLIPKPSRKQMASLSCQTQKSKGVRLVKLAPGLPPVNLPPSGRVISQSAFKSYQCRSVHSNVGSNMTKTAVSSVPQVVNAGPTASNLEKHKTNFSDNDLVIGCRQDGKTHADQSVAEENASEYDLHMHPLLFQTSENQLSLYYSVNCNGTASSTYNFFPPNSLQFDNNLLQGQHFLRPVDEVPSSLSTIDFHRLLQRTENLNHDAAIQSSGELLSGNLQLVQRNYDHVAGPSSCNLRQGMANDDHVVMISKSPSHGEKENDIDLDIRLSSSKDAESTKRRRYRSEGSIEGNRPTDEEQDSRKQLTHEFPMXGVRDNSSERLDPSDSSFSRDCTMNANSSNIGLTSNGDAYQYEEGTHFEESIPDIIMEQEELSDSEEESEHVEFECEEMDDSEGEGLDHEPSTEVQNKELPTLNADQDTHTIRDLNLPPHQPPPLTQVSVANDNKRTSKGDICPLSCSASSSKSKPKRQKINKDHACKSSPSAPNSRPTRTSKKRNPENSNLQHLGAQQPHLQIPGEPNNTSVSKKARRLSLPK, from the exons ATGGAGctagaggaggaggatgaggaagaagatgtggaCTTTAATCCTTTTCTTAGAGAAGAAACTCCTTCCGAGGCTTCTTCTGGTTTGAGTTCTGATAATGAAGGTCTAGTTGATAATGTCAGGAAAGATAATTCAATCTCTGTGGATCACCAGGATGCTAATGCATCATCAATTCCAGTGGTTGGGATAGAGAACTATAACAGGGGTTCtggaaatgaagatgaagaagttgTAATGCAAGCAAGGATATCGCCAGAGGTGGTTCATTGTGAAGTTGTTCGAGTTCAGTCGATTCAACTGGAAAATGTGCCTGGTTCTGATGATGCTTCCTGTAAAATAGTGGAAGAAATACCTGGGCGGACTTGCGATCTAAAAGATTCCCTGAAGCAAGCTATTCATATAGACAGCGAAGAGGCTATCTGCAGGCGTACAAGAGCTCATCACTCCCTTGCACATCACacactcgaggaattggaggcaTTTCTTCAAGAGTCTGATGATGATGGTGACTTCCAAAATGTCGATGATGAAGAAGAGTACCGCAAGTTTCTTGCTGCTGTTCTGCTGGATGGAGCAGAGAAAGGGCAGGAAGTGCAGGACGAAGAAAAtatagatgatgaagaaaatgatgctGACTTTGAGCTTGAAATTGAAGAGGCCTTGGagagtgatgatgatgaatgtatcaataatgataaagagtggaagaagaagagagagggaGATCTCCATAGACCTGAAACCAGGCAGAAGAAACGTCTGGAGGAATCTACCAAAGATAGAAAAAATCTTCTGGGGCAAGCCAAGATTCCACTGCGCCCTATACTGCCATTTGTACCCAACACACATATTTCTCCATACCCTCCCCTTGGGTGGCAGTTCTCTCCTCCTGGAGGCTTTTCTCAATGCTCATCATCCTTTTCTGGTGCTGATCTTATCAATGGGTTTACAGCTCAACAAATAGGCCAGCTGTATTCTTCAATATATGAGCACACCCAACTTCTTATTCAAACCTTCTCAATTTCTGTACTTGATCCTTCTAGACAGCAAGTTGCAAGTGAcgttaaaaatatgattttagagATAGTTGATAAATGGGAAGAAGCATTAACACTTAGGAAAACACCATATCCTAATCAATGCTTTCATTCTCTGCATCTTCATTTCTCACTGAATCACAATGGCAATCAAACTGCTAAATTCTCAGATTGGACACCTTCAATGGATATCCCTGTGCTGTCTGTTCTTGATGTTGCTCCCCTTAAGTTGGCCAAGAATTACTTGACTGATGTTTCAGCCA CTGTGTTGAGATACAGACATCTTCATGTGGAAGATGTGGCTGATAAAAGCCATTTCACAAAGGAACCTCTTTTTCAGCTGCCTTTGTGTGAGCCTTCCGGTGAAAGAAATGATGTTGTTATTGAAGAAACTGCTATTGCATCTTCAAGTACAGCTTCTTCACAATCATCAGGGCTGCCGCAGCCTAAAAAGACATTGGCTGCTATGCTTGTGGAAAACACAATGAAAGAGCCAGTCGCTCTTGTACCAAAGGATATCGCTAAGTTGACCCAAAGGTTTTACCCTTTATTTAACTCAGCCTTATTCCCTCATAAACCTCCTATACAAACAGCTGCCAGTCGTGTGCTTTTCACAGATGCAGAAGACAG ATTATTGGCGATGGGAATAATGAAATATAACAATGACTGGGCATCCATTCGGCGGCACTATCTTCCTTGTAAAACTGATCATCAG ATTTTTGTTAGGCAGAAAAACCGTAGCTCATCAAAAGCACCAGAGAATGCGATAAAG GCTGTTCGCCGTATGAAGGCATCTCCGTTGACTCCTGATGAGCAAGCTCGAATTTATGAG GGTCTGAAAGTCTTTAAGCATGATTGGTTGTCAGTTTGGAAATTTTTTGTTCCACATAGAGATCCATCTTTGCTTCAACGTCAGTGGCGAATGGCTACTGGAACACagaaatcatataaaaaatgtgAAGCTCGTAAGTTGCAAAGACGACTGTATGAAGCAAAAAGAAGGGAACGCAAGGCCTCCCTTGGTGAACGTCAACTTTCATCTGGAAAGGAG GTTGATAATGGATTAGATAATAATGCTGATgccattgatgatgaagatgaagcttATGTTCATGAAGCATTCTTGGCAGAAACACAACCTGGAAGCTACAACTGCATGCCTTCTG ATGGACGTGGTGATTTTCCAAGGTTAAGAGGAGCTACCAATGAACATGTGGCTTCCCCCTTGACCCTGAATAAATTTTCTCATTCTTCTGATCTCGGAGGTGGTATGTCTCAGACTGTATTGTTATCCAAGCAACTGCCTTCTAAATTGATTCCCAAACCTTCTAGAAAGCAAATGGCCTCCCTATCATGTCAAACACAAAAAAGTAAAGGTGTCCGATTAGTTAAGTTAGCACCTGGCTTGCCTCCTGTTAACCTACCTCCATCTGGTCGTGTGATTTCTCAGTCAGCATTTAAAAGTTACCAGTGCAGATCAGTTCATTCTAATGTTGGAAGTAACATGACAAAAACAGCTGTTTCATCCGTTCCTCAAGTGGTTAACGCAGGACCAACAGCATCAAATCTTGAGAAGCACAAAACAAATTTCTCAGATAATGACCTCGTAATTGGATGTCGACAAGATGGGAAAACCCATGCAGATCAGTCTGTTGCTGAGGAGAACGCTTCTGAATATGACCTCCATATGCATCCTCTACTGTTCCAAACCTCTGAAAATCAACTTTCTCTGTATTATTCTGTGAATTGTAATGGGACTGCTTCAAGTACATACAATTTTTTCCCTCCAAATTCTCTTCAGTTTGACAATAATCTCCTTCAAGGTCAGCATTTTCTCAGGCCAGTTGATGAAGTGCCTTCAAGTTTAAGTACAATCGACTTTCATCGCCTCCTGCAAAGAACTGAAAACTTAAACCATGATGCGGCCATTCAGTCATCAGGTGAGCTGTTGTCTGGTAACTTGCAGTTAGTACAGCGCAACTATGATCACGTTGCCGGTCCATCTAGTTGCAATTTAAGACAAGGCATGGCAAATGATGATCACGTGGTGATGATTTCAAAATCTCCCAGTCATGGTGAGAAGGAAAATGACATTGACTTGGACATTCGGTTATCCTCATCAAAAGATGCAGAATCAACGAAAAGAAGGAGATACAGAAGTGAAGGAAGTATTGAGGGTAATAGGCCTACAGATGAAGAACAGGATAGTAGAAAACAGCTTACACACGAGTTTCCTATGTAA GGCGTAAGAGATAATAGTTCTGAAAGATTAGATCCATCTGATTCATCTTTTTCAAGAGATTGCACAATGAACGCCAATTCTTCAAATATTGGACTGACGAGCAATGGTGATGCATATCAATATGAGGAAGGCACCCACTTTGAAGAATCCATTCCAGATATAATAATGGAACAGGAAGAATTGAGTGATTCTGAAGAAGAAAGTGAACATGTTGAGTTTGAATGTGAAGAGATGGATGATTCAGAAGGGGAGGGGCTGGATCATGAACCATCCACTGAAGTCCAGAATAAG GAGCTTCCTACACTCAATGCGGACCAAGACACCCACACCATCCGGGATCTTAATCTACCACCACATCAGCCACCACCATTAACTCAAGTATCAGTTGCCAATGACAACAAGCGAACAAGTAAGGGTGATATATGCCCACTTTCGTGTTCAGCTAGTTCCTCCAAATCAAAGCCTAAGcgccaaaaaataaataaggatcATGCTTGCAAGAGTTCTCCAAGTGCACCCAACTCTCGTCCTACAAGAACAAGCAAAAAACGCAATCCGGAGAATTCGAACCTGCAACATCTCGGAGCTCAACAGCCCCATTTACAGATTCCAGGTGAGCCCAATAATACATCTGTATCCAAAAAGGCTAGAAGACTTTCTCTTCCCAAGTAG
- the LOC120252857 gene encoding mannose-1-phosphate guanyltransferase alpha-like, whose amino-acid sequence MAGLDPPPSSLSLSLSSPPQALEIHPFESPSSSSSSIFTFHPSHLIFSHLEFTQFSVIPCSFKAMGSSEERVVAVIMVGGPTKGTRFRPLSLNVPKPLFPLAGQPMVNHPISACRRIPNLAQVYLIGFYEEREFALYVSAISNELRVPVRYLREDKPRGSAGGFYSFRNYIMEDSPSHIFLLNCDVCCSFPLPEMLDAHKSYGGMGTILVIKVSAESAHQFGELVADPDTKELLHYAEKPETFVSDLINCGVYVFTPNIFAAIEEAIVERRGKAELRRITSFEALQSATKAIPADYVRLDQDILSPFAGKKEFYTYETLDFWEQIKTPGMSLKCSALYLHQFRYTSPQLLANANDAKGATIIGDVYIHPSAKVHPTAKVGPNVSISANARIGAGVRLISCIILDDVEVLENAVVIHSIVGWKSSIGKWSRVQGEGDCNAKLGITILGESVAVEDEVVVINSIVLPNKTLSVSVQEEIIL is encoded by the exons ATGGCGGGTCTTGATCCTCCtccaagctctctctctctctctctctcctctcctcCCCAAGCCCTAGAAATCCATCCCTTTGAATCCCCATCCTCGTCTTCATCTTCTATATTCACCTTTCATCCTTCTCATCTGATCTTTTCTCACCTAGAATTCACCCAATTCTCAGTCATTCCTTGTAGTTTTAAGGCAATGGGAAGCTCGGAAGAAAGGGTGGTGGCTGTGATCATGGTTGGTGGACCGACCAAAG GTACTAGGTTTCGGCCACTGTCGCTTAATGTTCCGAAACCGTTGTTCCCTCTTGCTGGCCAGCCTATGGTCAATCACCCCATCTCTGCTTGCCGACGA ATCCCGAATTTGGCGCAGGTTTATCTGATTGGGTTTTATGAGGAGAGGGAGTTCGCTCTTTATGTCTCTGCCATCTCTAATGAGCTTCGAGTTCCTGTTCG ATACTTGAGGGAGGACAAGCCGCGTGGTTCTGCTGGTGGGTTTTATAGTTTCAGGAATTATATCATGGAAGATAGCCCG TCTCATATATTCTTGCTGAACTGTGATGTTTGCTGTAGCTTCCCATTGCCGGAAATGCTTG ATGCACATAAAAGCTATGGTGGGATGGGAACCATCTTAGTAATCAAG GTATCTGCTGAATCAGCCCATCAGTTTGGCGAGCTAGTTGCTGATCCTGACACAAAGGAGCTGTTACATTACGCAGAGAAACCTGAAACTTTT GTTAGCGATCTTATAAACTGTGGCGTCTATGTATTTACTCCAAATATTTTTGCTGCCATTGAGGAAGCCATCGTGGAACGTAGAGGCAAAG CTGAATTGCGTCGGATAACCAGCTTTGAAGCTCTCCAATCAGCGACAAA GGCAATTCCTGCAGATTACGTAAGGTTGGATCAGGATATCTTGTCTCCGTTTGCCGGGAAGAAGGAATTCTATACATATGAGACATTGGACTTCTGGGAACAGATTAAGACACCGGG GATGTCCTTAAAATGTTCTGCCTTGTATCTCCATCAATTTCGGTATACCTCTCCCCAATTGCTTGCCAATGCGAATGACGCCAAGGGAGCTACAATCATTGGGGATGTCTATATCCATCCGTCAGCAAAAGTACACCCTACTGCCAAG GTTGGCCCAAATGTCTCTATCTCTGCAAATGCTCGGATAGGAGCTGGAGTGAGGCTTATTAGTTGCATTATCTTAGACGATGTTGAAGTACTG GAAAATGCCGTTGTCATCCATTCTATAGTTGGCTGGAAATCGTCTATCGGAAAATGGTCTCGTGTTCAG GGTGAAGGTGATTGCAATGCAAAACTCGGGATTACTATTCTcg GAGAATCAGTTGCTGTCGAAGATGAGGTTGTTGTGATCAATAGCATCGTTCTGCCGAATAAAACCCTCAGTGTTAGTGTACAGGAGGAAATCATCTTATAA